The Hymenobacter chitinivorans DSM 11115 genome contains a region encoding:
- a CDS encoding NUDIX domain-containing protein, with amino-acid sequence MSHIPSSDFDETRNPWQILSSEPKYQNPWIRVREDQVINPKGGRGIYGVVSMQNKALGIVPVDAEGNTWLVGQYRYPLNEYSWEIPMGGGPVELDILESAQRELKEETGFTARRWTRIARLHTSNSVTDEEGFVYLAEDLEAGEVEPEETEELRLWKLPLSEAVAMVMDDRITDAISVAGLLKAEKVLQSRQQL; translated from the coding sequence ATGAGTCATATTCCCTCTTCCGACTTCGACGAGACCCGTAACCCGTGGCAGATTCTGAGCTCTGAGCCCAAGTACCAGAACCCCTGGATTCGGGTCCGGGAAGACCAGGTAATCAACCCCAAAGGCGGCCGGGGCATCTACGGCGTAGTTTCGATGCAGAACAAGGCCCTGGGAATCGTGCCCGTGGACGCCGAGGGTAACACCTGGCTGGTAGGCCAGTACCGCTACCCGCTCAACGAGTATTCCTGGGAAATTCCGATGGGCGGCGGTCCGGTAGAATTGGACATTCTCGAATCGGCCCAGCGGGAGCTCAAGGAGGAAACCGGCTTCACGGCCCGGCGCTGGACCCGCATTGCCCGCCTGCACACCTCCAATTCGGTGACCGATGAGGAGGGCTTTGTCTATCTGGCCGAAGACCTGGAAGCCGGCGAAGTAGAGCCCGAGGAAACCGAGGAGCTGCGCCTCTGGAAACTGCCCCTCTCGGAAGCCGTGGCCATGGTGATGGACGACCGAATTACGGACGCCATCAGCGTGGCCGGCCTGCTTAAGGCCGAAAAGGTGCTGCAAAGCCGGCAACAGCTGTAA
- a CDS encoding ABC transporter ATP-binding protein yields the protein MLQPVIETHDIAKEYQMGTELIQALRSVTITIQRGEYVAFMGPSGSGKSTLMNIVGCLDTPTRGTYILNGKNVSSMSDNQLADVRNKEIGFIFQSFNLLPRATSLDNVALPLIYAGYSKSDREEKAMMALKSVGLDTRAKHKPNELSGGQRQRVAIARALVNDPSVLLADEPTGALDSKTSHEIMDLFEALYAKGNTIIMVTHEEDIANFAHRIVRLRDGQVESDVPNQKVASHILS from the coding sequence ATGTTACAGCCTGTCATTGAAACCCACGACATTGCGAAGGAATACCAGATGGGCACCGAGCTCATCCAGGCACTGCGGTCCGTTACCATCACCATTCAGCGGGGCGAGTATGTCGCCTTCATGGGACCTTCGGGCTCGGGCAAGTCGACGCTAATGAACATCGTGGGCTGCCTCGACACGCCCACGCGGGGTACTTATATTCTGAACGGCAAGAACGTGAGCAGCATGTCGGACAACCAGCTGGCCGACGTGCGCAACAAGGAAATTGGCTTTATCTTCCAGAGCTTCAACCTGCTGCCCCGGGCTACTTCCCTCGACAACGTGGCCCTGCCCCTGATTTACGCGGGCTACAGCAAGTCGGACCGGGAAGAAAAGGCTATGATGGCCCTTAAAAGCGTAGGCCTCGACACCCGGGCCAAGCACAAGCCCAATGAGCTTTCCGGTGGTCAGCGCCAGCGCGTAGCCATTGCCCGGGCCCTGGTCAACGACCCTAGCGTGCTGCTGGCCGACGAACCCACCGGCGCCCTCGACTCCAAGACCAGCCACGAAATCATGGATTTGTTTGAGGCCCTCTACGCCAAGGGTAATACCATTATCATGGTAACCCACGAAGAGGATATTGCCAACTTTGCCCACCGCATCGTGCGCCTGCGCGACGGGCAGGTTGAGTCGGATGTGCCCAACCAGAAAGTGGCCTCCCACATCCTCAGCTGA
- a CDS encoding cob(I)yrinic acid a,c-diamide adenosyltransferase, whose amino-acid sequence MKIYTKTGDKGLTSLIGGTRVPKSSLRIECYGTVDELNSYLGLVRDQDVNAGRRDLLKEIQDRLFTMGASLASDPEKSKMKIPDLHEEDVLLLEREMDRMNEDLPELRVFILPGGHPSVSYAHVARCVCRRAERLVIALREDSFVADLVVMYLNRLSDYLFVLSRQMAHELKAEEVTWKPRLS is encoded by the coding sequence ATGAAGATCTACACCAAAACCGGCGACAAAGGCCTTACTTCGCTTATCGGCGGCACCCGGGTTCCAAAGTCCAGCCTGCGCATTGAGTGCTACGGCACCGTCGACGAGCTCAACTCTTACCTGGGCCTGGTGCGCGACCAGGACGTAAACGCCGGCCGCCGCGACCTGCTCAAGGAAATCCAGGACCGGCTCTTCACCATGGGCGCCTCCCTGGCCTCTGACCCGGAGAAGTCGAAGATGAAAATTCCGGACCTGCACGAGGAAGACGTTCTGCTGCTGGAGCGCGAAATGGACCGGATGAATGAAGACTTGCCCGAGCTGCGCGTGTTTATTCTACCCGGCGGCCACCCCTCAGTTTCCTACGCCCACGTAGCCCGCTGCGTGTGCCGCCGCGCCGAGCGCCTGGTTATTGCCCTGCGCGAAGACTCCTTCGTGGCCGACCTGGTGGTCATGTACCTCAACCGTTTATCCGACTATTTATTCGTGCTCAGCCGGCAGATGGCGCACGAATTAAAGGCCGAAGAAGTTACCT
- a CDS encoding lysophospholipid acyltransferase family protein, which translates to MRRLLHYLWHRIYTTWSTFWFVLPFVVTYPIQVLLGRKPSLHRHLHNLNRGWSTFAIRMWGMPVDIVRKQPLPAAQPCIYVANHSSYIDIPVLFKAIPGYLNIIGKSALAKVPLWGPIFGSVYITVNRNSAVSRGRAMVQAKQSLEAGRSVVIFPEGTISKKPGEEMGPFKDGAFQLAIATGVPIVPVSMPLNHRFMPDVGGIRVRYTPLQVVIHEPIFTQGLTTADVPRIRDEAFRTIASAFRPEAAGIPGPSRLGKPKPEPSPAPQANPELELPKS; encoded by the coding sequence ATGCGTCGACTGTTGCACTACCTCTGGCACCGCATCTACACTACCTGGAGCACGTTCTGGTTTGTGCTGCCCTTCGTGGTTACCTACCCCATTCAGGTGCTGCTGGGTCGCAAGCCGTCCTTGCACCGGCACCTGCACAACCTCAACCGGGGCTGGTCCACGTTTGCCATCCGGATGTGGGGCATGCCGGTGGATATCGTCCGCAAACAGCCGCTGCCGGCCGCGCAGCCCTGCATTTACGTAGCCAACCACAGCTCCTATATTGATATTCCGGTGCTGTTTAAGGCCATTCCCGGCTATTTGAACATCATCGGCAAGAGCGCCCTGGCTAAAGTCCCGCTCTGGGGCCCGATTTTCGGCAGCGTCTACATCACCGTGAACCGCAACAGCGCCGTGAGCCGGGGCCGGGCCATGGTGCAAGCCAAGCAAAGCCTGGAAGCGGGCCGCTCGGTGGTGATTTTTCCCGAAGGCACCATTTCCAAAAAGCCCGGCGAGGAAATGGGTCCGTTCAAGGATGGGGCCTTCCAGCTGGCCATTGCCACCGGCGTGCCCATCGTGCCGGTTTCGATGCCGTTGAACCACCGCTTTATGCCCGATGTTGGCGGTATCCGGGTGCGCTACACGCCGCTGCAGGTCGTTATTCACGAGCCCATTTTCACTCAGGGCCTGACCACAGCCGACGTGCCCCGCATTCGGGACGAGGCTTTTCGTACTATTGCCAGCGCGTTTCGGCCCGAAGCCGCCGGTATTCCGGGTCCGTCCCGCCTGGGCAAGCCCAAACCGGAACCGAGCCCGGCCCCGCAGGCCAACCCGGAGCTGGAGCTGCCCAAGTCTTAA
- a CDS encoding tetratricopeptide repeat protein, translated as MTLPLSSPRFSGWRLIRWILGLLAGLALALALYYYFTGDDYTLRVQEVAQLKPVPTVLQHVRIGLDELPVRVNGYLVSATHDVTGPFVRPDAAVALLGLLAVALVFYLAVISTLPRLSFVAGMALLFFLLMSFNADMLGVFDSREQYFLILSLLTLGVPAYVFHAFWTDVPQGRRLLTFALLVAGLAALLFQRSDNPADTTALHLVSYATSSGAAAVALLVLWLSFENIYGLLWFNSQAENPGSRFGILPFLLASGLYLGTLLLYYWNNGELLILPGVSLDPLVLLLPAAVISWLNLRRRAATYGEFVPFAAAQLLFLVLLTVAAGFLGFAFATANDPLLSAARDFTALALLCVGTAFLIYVLFNFVTLIRQKLRVFRVVYEPRRLPFYIVYVVGIGSLLAVEMRNNFFVLDQVQAGYFNNVGDLTRLQSEEQPNADGLALLAERYYAESDVLDQHNHRASMGRAALYHFRSQRQNEINALRRALSRAPSEKISLRLAALYNEPGDFFDRLAVLRQGIKNTPRSARLANDLAQLYTRSTLTDSVDYYLQRAEALAPNSSAVETNRLAFLLQNQQVAAARQLIAERKGGADNAAWDSNVSLLYLLTGKPQKPAPVELPSPVLTTAGFARLYHDALHRAALADTSQLPLLARLAQQPDNSAYADQLTFLRALTQHYGGQTVAAQNTLLPLTTGNSAGSAYYQNLWGLWLLEQQQYRPAAARLADAHRNGYAEAALFRAYALALLNQPDSARFSAQQALPDKTFGTSRRAQRLLSVLNLDFNTQYPAAPDSVKAQYLVLRGGSLYPESLVPRAAGLSTAASREAALLAQIPRALLAGQLPAAQQALELFAPKPATATPTGSAWNVLRGQLYLQSKQLPQLRTVVQQGYFSRLDRPYQLYYRAALAQAENQAPAAAKFYAQVVREAPYLEQAVLAAADFYLSRQQDMPAYNALLKGLEYNPESVPLLKAYTLAAIPAGLGEYAAASLEKLRPLLSPAEYSTFLSQYNARRATQTAAATPWN; from the coding sequence TTGACGCTCCCGCTTTCTTCTCCCCGCTTTTCCGGCTGGCGCCTGATCCGCTGGATTCTGGGCCTGCTGGCTGGTCTTGCCCTGGCCCTGGCCCTGTATTATTACTTCACCGGCGACGACTACACGCTGCGGGTGCAGGAAGTAGCCCAGCTCAAGCCCGTGCCCACCGTGCTCCAGCACGTGCGTATTGGCCTCGATGAGCTGCCGGTGCGCGTCAATGGCTACCTGGTGAGTGCTACCCACGACGTGACCGGGCCCTTCGTGCGGCCCGACGCGGCCGTGGCCTTGCTGGGCCTGCTGGCCGTAGCGCTGGTATTTTACCTGGCCGTCATCAGCACTCTGCCGCGCCTGTCGTTTGTGGCGGGCATGGCCCTGCTGTTTTTCCTGCTGATGTCGTTTAATGCCGATATGCTCGGCGTTTTCGATTCGCGGGAGCAGTATTTCCTAATTCTGAGCCTGCTGACGCTGGGCGTGCCGGCCTACGTGTTCCACGCCTTCTGGACCGACGTGCCCCAGGGCCGCCGCCTCCTGACCTTTGCCTTACTAGTAGCGGGCCTGGCCGCGCTGCTGTTTCAGCGCAGCGACAACCCAGCCGATACCACTGCTCTGCACCTGGTGAGCTACGCTACCAGCAGCGGGGCTGCGGCCGTAGCCTTGCTGGTGCTCTGGCTCAGCTTTGAGAATATCTACGGGCTGCTGTGGTTTAATTCCCAGGCCGAAAACCCGGGCAGCCGCTTTGGCATTTTACCGTTTCTACTGGCCAGTGGGCTGTATCTGGGCACTCTGCTGCTTTATTACTGGAACAACGGTGAGCTGCTGATTCTGCCCGGCGTCAGCCTCGACCCCCTGGTACTGCTGCTGCCGGCGGCCGTTATCAGCTGGCTGAACCTGCGGCGCCGGGCCGCTACCTACGGGGAGTTTGTGCCTTTTGCCGCGGCGCAGCTGCTGTTTCTGGTGCTGCTGACCGTGGCAGCGGGCTTTTTGGGCTTTGCCTTTGCCACCGCCAACGACCCGCTGCTCAGCGCCGCCCGCGACTTTACGGCCCTGGCTCTGCTTTGCGTGGGCACGGCCTTTCTGATTTACGTGCTCTTCAACTTCGTCACCCTGATTCGCCAGAAGCTGCGCGTGTTCCGGGTGGTGTACGAGCCCAGGCGTCTGCCCTTCTACATCGTGTACGTGGTGGGAATTGGCAGCTTGCTGGCCGTGGAGATGCGCAACAACTTCTTTGTGCTCGACCAGGTGCAGGCCGGCTACTTCAACAACGTGGGCGACCTAACCCGCCTGCAGAGCGAGGAGCAACCTAATGCCGATGGACTGGCCTTGCTGGCGGAACGCTACTACGCCGAAAGTGACGTGCTCGACCAGCACAACCACCGCGCCAGCATGGGCCGGGCGGCGCTCTACCACTTCCGCTCCCAGCGTCAGAACGAAATAAACGCCCTGCGCCGGGCCTTAAGCCGGGCACCTTCGGAAAAGATTTCACTGCGCCTGGCCGCGCTCTACAATGAGCCCGGCGACTTTTTCGACCGGCTGGCCGTTTTGCGCCAAGGCATCAAAAATACGCCCCGCAGTGCCCGCTTGGCCAACGACCTGGCCCAGCTTTACACCCGCTCCACCCTCACCGACTCGGTAGACTACTATCTGCAGCGGGCCGAGGCGCTGGCGCCCAATAGTTCGGCCGTGGAAACTAACCGCTTGGCGTTTCTGCTGCAAAACCAACAGGTTGCGGCCGCCCGCCAGTTGATTGCCGAGCGTAAAGGCGGCGCCGACAATGCCGCCTGGGACAGCAACGTTTCCCTGCTTTACCTGCTAACGGGTAAGCCCCAAAAGCCAGCCCCAGTGGAACTGCCTTCGCCGGTGCTGACCACGGCCGGGTTTGCCCGCCTCTACCACGACGCCCTGCACCGCGCCGCGCTAGCCGATACCAGCCAGCTGCCGCTGCTGGCACGCCTGGCCCAGCAGCCCGACAACAGCGCCTACGCCGACCAGCTGACCTTTCTGCGCGCTCTAACCCAGCACTACGGGGGCCAGACCGTGGCGGCCCAAAATACCCTGCTGCCGCTGACGACTGGCAACTCCGCGGGCAGCGCCTACTACCAAAACCTGTGGGGTTTGTGGCTTCTGGAACAGCAGCAGTACCGCCCCGCCGCGGCCCGCCTCGCCGATGCCCACCGCAATGGCTACGCGGAAGCCGCCCTGTTCCGGGCCTACGCCCTAGCGCTCCTAAACCAGCCCGATTCGGCCCGCTTTTCGGCTCAGCAGGCATTACCCGATAAGACCTTTGGCACCAGCCGGCGGGCCCAGCGGCTGCTCTCGGTGCTGAACTTGGACTTCAACACCCAGTACCCCGCTGCTCCCGACTCGGTGAAGGCGCAGTATCTGGTGCTGCGCGGTGGCTCGCTGTATCCGGAAAGCCTCGTGCCCCGGGCTGCCGGCCTGAGTACTGCCGCTTCCCGCGAGGCTGCCCTGCTGGCCCAGATTCCGCGGGCACTGCTGGCTGGCCAGCTGCCGGCGGCCCAACAGGCCCTGGAGCTGTTTGCCCCGAAACCGGCTACGGCTACGCCCACCGGCTCGGCCTGGAACGTGCTGCGGGGCCAGCTTTACCTGCAAAGCAAGCAGCTGCCCCAGCTGCGCACCGTCGTGCAGCAGGGGTACTTCAGCCGCCTCGACCGGCCCTACCAACTGTATTATCGGGCGGCGTTGGCGCAAGCGGAAAACCAAGCTCCCGCGGCAGCCAAGTTCTACGCCCAGGTGGTACGCGAAGCCCCGTACCTGGAGCAGGCTGTACTGGCTGCCGCCGACTTCTACCTGAGCCGCCAGCAGGATATGCCCGCCTATAACGCCCTGCTCAAGGGCCTGGAGTACAACCCGGAGTCGGTGCCCCTGCTCAAGGCCTACACGCTGGCCGCTATTCCGGCGGGCCTGGGCGAATACGCCGCAGCTTCTCTGGAAAAGCTGCGTCCGTTGCTTTCACCCGCGGAATACAGTACCTTTCTTTCGCAGTATAACGCCCGGCGGGCCACTCAAACGGCTGCCGCTACCCCCTGGAATTAG
- a CDS encoding ribonuclease HII produces MLLASHTNLPLEAGLDEAGRGCLAGPVFAAAVILPPDFAPAYLNDSKLMTARRREAIRKEICREAVSWAVGEANTAEIASINIAQASYLAMHRAVAQLPQAPQHLIVDGNRFRAYPGIEHTCFVKGDGRYRSIAAASVLAKTFRDDRMHELALEYPMYGWEQNAGYPTEKHRAAIREYGPSEHHRMGFRLL; encoded by the coding sequence ATGCTGCTTGCCTCCCACACCAACCTTCCGCTGGAAGCGGGCCTCGACGAAGCCGGCCGCGGCTGTCTGGCCGGCCCGGTTTTCGCCGCCGCCGTTATCCTGCCCCCCGACTTTGCTCCCGCCTACCTCAACGACTCCAAGCTGATGACGGCGCGGCGGCGCGAGGCCATCCGCAAGGAAATCTGCCGGGAAGCTGTGAGCTGGGCGGTAGGTGAAGCCAATACGGCCGAAATTGCCTCCATCAATATTGCCCAGGCCAGCTACCTGGCTATGCACCGGGCCGTGGCCCAGCTGCCTCAGGCGCCCCAGCACCTGATTGTGGACGGCAACCGGTTTCGCGCCTACCCGGGCATCGAGCACACGTGCTTCGTGAAGGGCGACGGGCGCTACCGCAGCATTGCCGCCGCCTCGGTGCTGGCCAAAACCTTTCGCGACGACCGAATGCACGAGCTGGCCCTGGAGTACCCCATGTATGGCTGGGAGCAAAACGCGGGCTACCCCACCGAAAAGCACCGCGCCGCCATCCGGGAGTACGGCCCCAGTGAGCACCACCGCATGGGCTTCCGGCTGCTGTAG
- the gatC gene encoding Asp-tRNA(Asn)/Glu-tRNA(Gln) amidotransferase subunit GatC produces the protein MSTDLSTLRKLAHLSRLEFDATKEQQMLGDLNKILDWVAQLSELDTTNVEPLVHLSHEINVLRPDEAHNSVSHQEGLRNAPRKDSDYFRVPKVLE, from the coding sequence GTGAGCACCGATTTATCAACCCTGCGCAAACTGGCTCATCTGTCTCGCCTCGAATTTGACGCTACCAAGGAGCAGCAGATGCTGGGCGACCTGAACAAGATTCTGGACTGGGTGGCCCAGCTCAGCGAGCTGGACACGACCAACGTGGAGCCCCTGGTGCATTTGTCGCACGAAATCAACGTGCTGCGCCCCGACGAGGCCCACAACTCGGTGAGCCACCAGGAAGGCCTGCGCAACGCCCCGCGCAAGGATTCCGACTACTTCCGCGTGCCTAAAGTGCTGGAATAA